The Fragaria vesca subsp. vesca linkage group LG2, FraVesHawaii_1.0, whole genome shotgun sequence genome includes a window with the following:
- the LOC101303396 gene encoding casparian strip membrane protein 5-like has translation MDSKESENIAVTNAKAAAKGKAAEGTPTVVVATKTEIQTRRGSKKGLAIVDLVLRLGASAAAFAAAYTTGNSDQILPFFTQFLQFHAQYTDLPTFTFFVVANAVAVGYIGLSMPFSIVCIIRPRAIGPRLVLVIFDTVMIALLISAAGASSTIVYLAHNGNLDSNWLAICMQYSNFCQTLSGAVVASFVAAVFFMMLVVNSTFTLKK, from the exons ATGGACTCGAAAGAGAGTGAAAACATAGCAGTTACTAATGCAAAGGCCGCAGCAAAAGGAAAGGCTGCAGAAGGTACTCCTACTGTTGTGGTCGCCACGAAAACCGAAATACAGACTAGAAGAGGATCCAAGAAAGGTCTCGCAATCGTAGACTTAGTCCTGAGGCTTGGTGCCAGTGCAGCTGCTTTTGCTGCTGCTTATACTACAGGCAATTCTGACCAGATTCTTCCCTTCTTCACACAGTTCCTCCAGTTCCATGCTCAATACACTGACCTCCCAACTTTCAC GTTCTTTGTGGTTGCAAATGCAGTAGCTGTTGGATATATAGGCCTCTCCATGCCCTTCTCTATTGTATGCATCATTCGACCACGAGCAATAGGGCCAAGGCTTGTACTGGTTATCTTTGACACG GTGATGATTGCTCTACTGATATCTGCTGCCGGAGCTTCTTCTACGATTGTCTACTTGGCTCATAACGGCAATTTGGACTCCAACTGGCTTGCTATTTGCATGCAATATAGTAACTTTTGCCAGACACTTAGTGGGGCTGTTGTGGCTTCCTTCGTCGCTGCGGTCTTTTTCATGATGCTGGTTGTGAATTCTACGTTTACTCTAAAAAAGTAA